Proteins co-encoded in one Colletes latitarsis isolate SP2378_abdomen chromosome 2, iyColLati1, whole genome shotgun sequence genomic window:
- the LOC143351892 gene encoding tRNA-uridine aminocarboxypropyltransferase 1, translated as MAKPDVTIDHTKKLSNLEKEQRVIDKAPFRHLKITDAQVLNTIEGREICNRCYKSRKFFCYSCCLPVIAEKYFPRVKLPIKIDIIKHAREIDGKSTAIHAAVLAPDDVRIYTYPDFPEILDKEKTVLIFPSQTGISIESLFENKFKQGNNRIINRTKNTFPIKRAIFIDSTWHQTKTIYKDQRLRDLQCVILKSRISQFWRHQKKSPRWYLATIEAIHQFLVELHTCAFGIVEGYTDIEDIPETDQRYKGQYDNLLYFFKYMYEKIHTIYDHDRLWAYKRPLI; from the exons atggCGAAACCCGACGTGACGATTGATCATACCAAAAAACTTTCAAACTTGGAGAAAGAACAGAGAGTAATTGATAAGGCGCCATTTCGTCATTTAAAAATCACTGACGCCCAAGTTTTGAACACGATAGAAGGCCGAGAGATATGTAACCGATGTTATAAATCGCGTAAATTCTTTTGTTACTCGTGTTGTTTACCGGTCATCGCTGAAAAGTACTTTCCTAGAGTGAAG TTACCAATTAAGATAGATATTATTAAGCATGCACGTGAAATTGATGGGAAAAGTACAGCAATTCATGCAGCTGTATTGGCACCGGATGATGTGAGAATTTATACATATCCTGATTTTCCAGAAATATTAGACAAGGAAAAG ACCGTCTTAATTTTTCCTAGCCAAACTGGCATAAGCATTGAATCACTTtttgaaaacaagtttaaaCAAGGTAATAACAGAATCATTAATAGGACAAAGAATACATTTCCCATAAAAAGAGCTATTTTTATCGATAGTACATGGCATCAAACAAAAACTATTTATAAAGATCAAAGATTACGAG ACTTACAGTGTGTCAttttaaaatcaagaatatcccaATTTTGGCGTCATCAAAAGAAAAGTCCACGATGGTATTTAGCTACAATTGAAGCAATTCATCAGTTTTTAGTAGAATTGCATACGTGTGCATTTGGCATCGTAGAAGGATACACTGACATAGAAGATATACCTGAAACTGATCAAAGGTACAAGGGACAATACGACaatcttttatatttttttaaatacatgtatgaaaaaattcATACTATCTATGACCATGACAGGTTATGGGCATATAAAAGACCATTAATATAA